Proteins from a single region of Crassaminicella profunda:
- a CDS encoding indolepyruvate oxidoreductase subunit beta, whose product MSGVKNILLVGVGGQGIILASKILSQGLISAGYDVKMSEVHGMAQRGGSVTTQVRFGKKVYSPIIGKGQADIVVSFEKMETLRWLDHLKIGGKVVVNDYEIPSAPILVGDAKYPENVISILEEKASTTVFKAAEIAKELGNIRTMNIVMLGALTKAMGLKDVAWEKILKNNVKEKFVDVNIQALRKGMEQVEE is encoded by the coding sequence ATGAGTGGAGTAAAAAACATTTTATTAGTTGGTGTAGGAGGGCAAGGAATTATTCTAGCAAGTAAGATTTTGTCTCAAGGACTTATCAGTGCAGGATATGATGTGAAAATGTCTGAAGTCCATGGTATGGCTCAACGTGGAGGAAGTGTTACAACTCAAGTTAGATTTGGAAAAAAAGTATATTCTCCAATTATAGGGAAGGGTCAAGCAGACATTGTAGTGTCCTTTGAAAAAATGGAAACCTTGAGATGGTTAGATCATTTGAAGATTGGTGGAAAAGTAGTGGTGAATGATTATGAAATACCATCTGCTCCTATTTTAGTAGGGGATGCCAAGTATCCAGAAAATGTGATAAGCATATTAGAAGAAAAAGCATCCACAACAGTATTTAAAGCTGCAGAAATTGCAAAAGAACTAGGAAATATTAGAACAATGAATATAGTTATGCTTGGTGCTCTTACAAAAGCTATGGGGTTAAAGGATGTAGCTTGGGAGAAAATATTGAAAAACAATGTAAAAGAAAAATTTGTTGATGTGAATATACAGGCTTTAAGAAAAGGGATGGAACAAGTTGAAGAGTAA